In Takifugu flavidus isolate HTHZ2018 chromosome 13, ASM371156v2, whole genome shotgun sequence, the following are encoded in one genomic region:
- the phlda2 gene encoding pleckstrin homology-like domain family A member 2, whose translation MKMSADETRQVLKEGELEKRSDNLLQFWKRKTCVLTTDSLNIYADTQKRTKGKELKLQSIKKVDCVERTGKFVYFTIVTTDNKEIDFRCPGEEKCWNAVITMALIEYQNKKAIQDFKTRQDGESASPGQQERRMARAP comes from the coding sequence ATGAAAATGTCAGCGGACGAGACCCGTCAGGTCCTTAaggagggagagctggagaagaggagcgaCAACCTGCTCCAGttctggaagaggaagacgTGCGTCCTGACCACGGACAGCCTCAACATTTACGCCGACACGCAGAAGCGCACCAAGGGcaaagagctgaagctgcagtcCATCAAGAAAGTGGACTGCGTGGAGCGCACCGGCAAGTTCGTCTACTTCACCATCGTGACAACAGACAACAAAGAGATCGATTTCCGGTGCCCCGGAGAGGAGAAGTGCTGGAACGCGGTGATCACAATGGCTCTGATTGAGTATCAGAACAAAAAGGCCATCCAGGACTTTAAAACGCGACAGGACGGCGAGAGCGCGTCTCCCGGACAGCAGGAGCGGCGCATGGCGAGGGCGCCCTGA
- the nap1l4a gene encoding nucleosome assembly protein 1-like 4a isoform X1: MEASKAKGEHGGQNPGGQTDIPVRYHILESMIPKVVKRRVHALKRLQVQCANIEAKFYEEVHELERKYAALYHPLFEKRRDIVTGMVEPTDEECEWTSDREEEDALAEEVKEKASIEDTKKEEAKPEEEPKGIPEFWLTIFKRVDMLSDMLQEHDEPILKHLKDIQVKFSEPGQPMSFTLEFHFEPNGYFNNAVLTKVYKMKSEPDASEPFSFEGPEIIDCEGCQIDWHKGKDVTVKTIKKKQKHKGRGTVRTVTKQVPNDSFFNFFTPIKVSPDGEMDEDYEFTLATDFEIGHFFRERIIPRAVLYFTGEALEDDESFDEEELEEGDEEEQDEGDDDDEDEGDFDTNKEQPQPAECKQQ; the protein is encoded by the exons ATGGAGGCGAGTAAAG CTAAAGGGGAACACGGGGGGCAAAATCCTGGTGGACAAACAGACATTCCTGTCAGATATCACATTTTGGAAAG CATGATACCCAAAGTAGTGAAGCGGCGAGTCCACGCCCTGAAACGGCTGCAGGTGCAGTGTGCCAACATCGAGGCGAAATTCTACGAAGAGGTCCATGAACTGGAGAGGAAATATGCTGCCCTCTATCACCCACTCTTTGAGAAG AGACGAGACATCGTGACGGGGATGGTAGAACCCACAGATGAGGAGTGCGAGTGGACCAGTGacagggaagaggaggatgcgCTCGCT GAGGAAGTAAAGGAAAAAGCTTCCATTGAGGacacaaagaaagaagaagCCAAACCAGAGGAAGAACCAAAAGGCATCCCAGAGTTTTGGCTGACTATATTCAAGAGAGTGGACATGCTGAGTGACATGCTGCAG GAGCACGATGAGCCCATCTTAAAGCATCTCAAAGACATACAAGTGAAGTTTTCTGAGCCCGGTCAGCCAATG aGCTTCACGTTAGAGTTCCACTTCGAGCCCAACGGCTACTTCAACAACGCCGTCCTCACCAAGGTGTACAAGATGAAATCAGAGCCTGATGCATCGGAACCCTTTTCATTTGAGGGCCCGGAGATCATCGACTGTGAAGG cTGTCAGATCGACTGGCACAAGGGCAAAGACGTAACGGTGAAAACCATTAAGAAGAAGCAGAAGCATAAAGGCCGCGGCACCGTGCGCACCGTCACCAAACAGGTGCCCAACGACTCCTTCTTCAACTTCTTCACCCCTATTAAAG TTTCACCCGATGGAGAAATG GATGAAGATTATGAGTTCACCCTCGCCACAGATTTTGAGATCGGTCACTTCTTCCGTGAGAGAATAATCCCCAGAGCAGTGCTGTATTTTACTGGAGAGGCCCTGGAGGACGACGAGAGC tttgatgaggaggagctggaggagggagatgaagaG GAGCAGGATGAGGgggatgacgatgatgaagatgagggagaCTTTGACACTAAC aaagaacaacccCAGCCTGCTGAATGCAAACAACAGTAA
- the osbpl5 gene encoding oxysterol-binding protein-related protein 5 isoform X1 has protein sequence MKEENLFHRRFSLCPNATSPPKIDPPTLTRNLSYGGDNDLCNLSPGSETDRNSLSMLSHELSPAQSPGSKSETRMFNGVEKDCPSPTEKLARKESLKLQKQNYRQEKKRAAKELFSALKDPSVVIMSNWLKIRSSLKSWTKLWCALKPGVLLIYKTPKSDHWVGTILLNACKLIERPSKKDGFCFKLYHPLDKSIWAVKGPKGENVGSITQPLPSNYLIFRAASESDGRCWMDALELALSCSSLYKLTAKTGREADISMSSESSHILHLLQSTTLGDMEPLQLNDSLLLGNHHMEQDGFSDRSEREAHDEWDTTANENGGRLTEESDVDQTDESPGPQATPYVEQGTEEMAEAGEASQVETVSEENKGLIWGLLKQLRPGMDLSKVVLPTFILEPRSFLDKLSDYYYHANLLSQAVQEESAYGRIKQVLRWYLSGFYKKPKGLKKPYNPILGETFRCCWLHPQTDSCTFYIAEQVSHHPPISAFHVCNRKDGFSISGSILAKSKFYGNSLSAILDGKARLLFLNRDEEYVITMPYAHCKGILYGTMTLELGGKVTIECEKTKCFLELEFKLKPFLGGACSVNQISGKIFMGEELLATVDGHWDSEVFVHEKQSGQQETLWNPTPDVRRSRLKRQVVQIDQQGEFESERLWQHVTSAIKDRDQLRATQEKFVLEEAQRKEAKERGEKPWTPHLFHQDPVTSDWTYRHIDFRPWDPEHCLVQFEKDGIIQTQEKSQKQHSSLSFSWASQEKAEMNGKHRKVSSQPSSCSQNTESSSTTPEPTNESSDNEGLIKHCSRCNKEVKDIAQIEASITSIKKTQLDIQRNLAALSRQLARQRAAEDGVTLTSRHWLIFCVLLLSQLLLNYIFT, from the exons atgaaggaggagaactTGTTCCATCGGAGGTTCTCTCTCTGCCCCAACGccacctctcctcccaagaTCGACCCTCCCACCTTAACCCGGAACCTGTCTTATGGTGGAGACAACGACCTCTGCAACCTCAGCCCAG GCAGTGAAACAGACAGGAACAGTCTCTCCATGCTGAGTCATGAACTCAGTCCTGCCCAGTCACCAGGCAGTAAG tctgAGACCAGGATGTTTAATGGTGTTGAGAAGgactgcccctcccccacagagaAGCTGGCTCGCAAGGAGTCACTCAAG CTCCAGAAGCAGAATTACAGGCAGGAAAAGAAACGGGCAGCAAAAGAACTGTTCAGTGCTCTTAAGGACCCCAGTGTTGTCATCATGTCCAACTGGCTGaag atccgTAGCTCTTTAAAGAGTTGGACTAAGCTGTGGTGTGCCCTGAAGCCAGGAGTGCTTCTCATCTATAAGACTCCCAAATCAGACCACTGGGTTGGCACCATCTTACTTAATGCCTGCAAGCTGATTGAGAGACCCTCTAAGAAGGACGGCTTCTGTTTTAAGCTCTACCACCCACTGGACAAATCTATCTGGGCTGTCAAG GGACCCAAAGGAGAGAATGTTGGCTCCATCACCCAGCCTTTACCCAGCAACTATCTAATCTTTCGGGCAGCGTCTGAGTCTGATG GCCGATGCTGGATGGATGCCTTGGAGCTAGCTCTCAGCTGCTCTAGTCTCTACAAGCTGACGGCCAAAACTGGGAGAGAAGCAGATATCAGCATGTCTTCAGAGTCTTCCCATAttctccacctgctgcagtCGACTACACTCGGCGACATGGAGCCATTACA ATTAAATGACTCTCTGCTACTGGGCAATCATCACATGGAGCAAGACGGCTTTTCAGACAGATCTGAGCGTGAGGCTCACGATGAATGGGACACCACGGCCAACGAAAACGGTGGCAGGCTGACAGAGGAAAGCGATGTGGACCAAACAGACGAGTCTCCCGGGCCTCAGGCCACGCCGTATGTAGAACAGGGCACCGAGGAGATGGCGGAG GCTGGGGAGGCTTCTCAGGTGGAGACCGTATCCGAGGAGAACAAGGGTCTGATCTGGGGCCTTCTGAAGCAGCTGCGGCCTGGTATGGACCTGTCCAAAGTGGTGCTGCCTACCTTCATCCTGGAGCCACGCTCTTTCCTCGACAAACTGTCAGACTACTACTACCACGCCAATCTGCTCTCACA AGCTGTGCAAGAAGAGAGTGCCTATGGTCGGATCAAGCAGGTCTTAAGATGGTATTTGTCTGGTTTCTACAAGAAGCCCAAG GGTTTGAAGAAACCTTACAATCCCATCCTGGGGGAAACCTTTCGCTGCTGCTGGCTCCATCCTCAGACCGACAGCTGTACTTTCTACATAGCTGAACAG GTTtctcatcatccacccatctcAGCCTTCCATGTCTGCAATAGGAAAGACGGGTTCTCCATCAGTGGGAGCATCTTGGCCAAGTCCAAGTTCTACG GAAACTCACTGTCAGCGATTCTAGATGGCAAAGCCAGGCTGCTGTTCCTGAACAGGGATGAGGAATATGTCATCACGATGCCCTACGCACACTGCAAAG GAATCCTCTACGGCACTATGACCCTGGAGCTGGGTGGGAAGGTCACTATAGAATGTGAGAAAACCAAATGTTTCTTAGAGCTGGAGTTTAAACTGAAG cCTTTCCTCGGAGGAGCCTGCTCTGTGAATCAGATCAGTGGGAAGATTTTTATGGGGGAGGAGCTCTTGGCGACCGTTGATGGACATTGG GACAGCGAAGTGTTTGTGCATGAAAAGCAATCGGGGCAGCAGGAGACATTGTGGAACCCAACCCCAGATGTTCGCAGAAGCCGCCTGAAGAGACAAGTGGTCCAAATAGATCAGCAGGGAGAGTTTGAATCTGAAAG ACTGTGGCAGCATGTGACCAGTGCTATCAAAGATCGGGACCAGCTGAGGGCCACCCAGGAGAAGTTTGTGCTGGAAGAGGCTCAAAGGAAAGAGGccaaggagagaggagagaaaccctGGACCCCACATCTTTTCCACCAGGACCCTGTCACGTCTGATTGGACCTACAGGCACATTGA CTTCCGGCCGTGGGACCCCGAGCACTGTCTCGTCCAGTTTGAGAAGGATGGAATCATCCAGACGCaggaaaaaagccaaaaacaacacagcagcctctccttcagctgggCCAGCCAAGAGAAG GCTGAGATGAATGGAAAACACAGGAAGGTCAGCAGTCAGCcgtccagctgcagccagaacaccgagagcagcagcacaacccCAGAACCCACCAACGAGTCCTCGGATAATGAAG GTTTAATAAAGCACTGCTCACGGTGCAATAAAGAAGTGAAGGACATTGCGCAGATCGAAGCCTCCATCACGTCTataaagaaaacacagctgGACATCCAGAG GAACCTGGCAGCTCTCAGTCGACAGCTGGCTCGTCAGAGGGCGGCAGAAGACGGCGTGACATTAACGAGCCGTCACTGGCTCATCTTCTGTGTTTTGCTACTGTCACAGCTGCTCCTCAACTACATCTTCACATGA
- the nap1l4a gene encoding nucleosome assembly protein 1-like 4a isoform X2, producing MEASKAKGEHGGQNPGGQTDIPVRYHILESMIPKVVKRRVHALKRLQVQCANIEAKFYEEVHELERKYAALYHPLFEKRRDIVTGMVEPTDEECEWTSDREEEDALAEEVKEKASIEDTKKEEAKPEEEPKGIPEFWLTIFKRVDMLSDMLQEHDEPILKHLKDIQVKFSEPGQPMSFTLEFHFEPNGYFNNAVLTKVYKMKSEPDASEPFSFEGPEIIDCEGCQIDWHKGKDVTVKTIKKKQKHKGRGTVRTVTKQVPNDSFFNFFTPIKVSPDGEMDEDYEFTLATDFEIGHFFRERIIPRAVLYFTGEALEDDESFDEEELEEGDEEEQDEGDDDDEDEGDFDTNA from the exons ATGGAGGCGAGTAAAG CTAAAGGGGAACACGGGGGGCAAAATCCTGGTGGACAAACAGACATTCCTGTCAGATATCACATTTTGGAAAG CATGATACCCAAAGTAGTGAAGCGGCGAGTCCACGCCCTGAAACGGCTGCAGGTGCAGTGTGCCAACATCGAGGCGAAATTCTACGAAGAGGTCCATGAACTGGAGAGGAAATATGCTGCCCTCTATCACCCACTCTTTGAGAAG AGACGAGACATCGTGACGGGGATGGTAGAACCCACAGATGAGGAGTGCGAGTGGACCAGTGacagggaagaggaggatgcgCTCGCT GAGGAAGTAAAGGAAAAAGCTTCCATTGAGGacacaaagaaagaagaagCCAAACCAGAGGAAGAACCAAAAGGCATCCCAGAGTTTTGGCTGACTATATTCAAGAGAGTGGACATGCTGAGTGACATGCTGCAG GAGCACGATGAGCCCATCTTAAAGCATCTCAAAGACATACAAGTGAAGTTTTCTGAGCCCGGTCAGCCAATG aGCTTCACGTTAGAGTTCCACTTCGAGCCCAACGGCTACTTCAACAACGCCGTCCTCACCAAGGTGTACAAGATGAAATCAGAGCCTGATGCATCGGAACCCTTTTCATTTGAGGGCCCGGAGATCATCGACTGTGAAGG cTGTCAGATCGACTGGCACAAGGGCAAAGACGTAACGGTGAAAACCATTAAGAAGAAGCAGAAGCATAAAGGCCGCGGCACCGTGCGCACCGTCACCAAACAGGTGCCCAACGACTCCTTCTTCAACTTCTTCACCCCTATTAAAG TTTCACCCGATGGAGAAATG GATGAAGATTATGAGTTCACCCTCGCCACAGATTTTGAGATCGGTCACTTCTTCCGTGAGAGAATAATCCCCAGAGCAGTGCTGTATTTTACTGGAGAGGCCCTGGAGGACGACGAGAGC tttgatgaggaggagctggaggagggagatgaagaG GAGCAGGATGAGGgggatgacgatgatgaagatgagggagaCTTTGACACTAAC GCGTAA
- the osbpl5 gene encoding oxysterol-binding protein-related protein 5 isoform X2 has protein sequence MVETTTSATSAQSETRMFNGVEKDCPSPTEKLARKESLKLQKQNYRQEKKRAAKELFSALKDPSVVIMSNWLKIRSSLKSWTKLWCALKPGVLLIYKTPKSDHWVGTILLNACKLIERPSKKDGFCFKLYHPLDKSIWAVKGPKGENVGSITQPLPSNYLIFRAASESDGRCWMDALELALSCSSLYKLTAKTGREADISMSSESSHILHLLQSTTLGDMEPLQLNDSLLLGNHHMEQDGFSDRSEREAHDEWDTTANENGGRLTEESDVDQTDESPGPQATPYVEQGTEEMAEAGEASQVETVSEENKGLIWGLLKQLRPGMDLSKVVLPTFILEPRSFLDKLSDYYYHANLLSQAVQEESAYGRIKQVLRWYLSGFYKKPKGLKKPYNPILGETFRCCWLHPQTDSCTFYIAEQVSHHPPISAFHVCNRKDGFSISGSILAKSKFYGNSLSAILDGKARLLFLNRDEEYVITMPYAHCKGILYGTMTLELGGKVTIECEKTKCFLELEFKLKPFLGGACSVNQISGKIFMGEELLATVDGHWDSEVFVHEKQSGQQETLWNPTPDVRRSRLKRQVVQIDQQGEFESERLWQHVTSAIKDRDQLRATQEKFVLEEAQRKEAKERGEKPWTPHLFHQDPVTSDWTYRHIDFRPWDPEHCLVQFEKDGIIQTQEKSQKQHSSLSFSWASQEKAEMNGKHRKVSSQPSSCSQNTESSSTTPEPTNESSDNEGLIKHCSRCNKEVKDIAQIEASITSIKKTQLDIQRNLAALSRQLARQRAAEDGVTLTSRHWLIFCVLLLSQLLLNYIFT, from the exons ATGGTGGAGACAACGACCTCTGCAACCTCAGCCCAG tctgAGACCAGGATGTTTAATGGTGTTGAGAAGgactgcccctcccccacagagaAGCTGGCTCGCAAGGAGTCACTCAAG CTCCAGAAGCAGAATTACAGGCAGGAAAAGAAACGGGCAGCAAAAGAACTGTTCAGTGCTCTTAAGGACCCCAGTGTTGTCATCATGTCCAACTGGCTGaag atccgTAGCTCTTTAAAGAGTTGGACTAAGCTGTGGTGTGCCCTGAAGCCAGGAGTGCTTCTCATCTATAAGACTCCCAAATCAGACCACTGGGTTGGCACCATCTTACTTAATGCCTGCAAGCTGATTGAGAGACCCTCTAAGAAGGACGGCTTCTGTTTTAAGCTCTACCACCCACTGGACAAATCTATCTGGGCTGTCAAG GGACCCAAAGGAGAGAATGTTGGCTCCATCACCCAGCCTTTACCCAGCAACTATCTAATCTTTCGGGCAGCGTCTGAGTCTGATG GCCGATGCTGGATGGATGCCTTGGAGCTAGCTCTCAGCTGCTCTAGTCTCTACAAGCTGACGGCCAAAACTGGGAGAGAAGCAGATATCAGCATGTCTTCAGAGTCTTCCCATAttctccacctgctgcagtCGACTACACTCGGCGACATGGAGCCATTACA ATTAAATGACTCTCTGCTACTGGGCAATCATCACATGGAGCAAGACGGCTTTTCAGACAGATCTGAGCGTGAGGCTCACGATGAATGGGACACCACGGCCAACGAAAACGGTGGCAGGCTGACAGAGGAAAGCGATGTGGACCAAACAGACGAGTCTCCCGGGCCTCAGGCCACGCCGTATGTAGAACAGGGCACCGAGGAGATGGCGGAG GCTGGGGAGGCTTCTCAGGTGGAGACCGTATCCGAGGAGAACAAGGGTCTGATCTGGGGCCTTCTGAAGCAGCTGCGGCCTGGTATGGACCTGTCCAAAGTGGTGCTGCCTACCTTCATCCTGGAGCCACGCTCTTTCCTCGACAAACTGTCAGACTACTACTACCACGCCAATCTGCTCTCACA AGCTGTGCAAGAAGAGAGTGCCTATGGTCGGATCAAGCAGGTCTTAAGATGGTATTTGTCTGGTTTCTACAAGAAGCCCAAG GGTTTGAAGAAACCTTACAATCCCATCCTGGGGGAAACCTTTCGCTGCTGCTGGCTCCATCCTCAGACCGACAGCTGTACTTTCTACATAGCTGAACAG GTTtctcatcatccacccatctcAGCCTTCCATGTCTGCAATAGGAAAGACGGGTTCTCCATCAGTGGGAGCATCTTGGCCAAGTCCAAGTTCTACG GAAACTCACTGTCAGCGATTCTAGATGGCAAAGCCAGGCTGCTGTTCCTGAACAGGGATGAGGAATATGTCATCACGATGCCCTACGCACACTGCAAAG GAATCCTCTACGGCACTATGACCCTGGAGCTGGGTGGGAAGGTCACTATAGAATGTGAGAAAACCAAATGTTTCTTAGAGCTGGAGTTTAAACTGAAG cCTTTCCTCGGAGGAGCCTGCTCTGTGAATCAGATCAGTGGGAAGATTTTTATGGGGGAGGAGCTCTTGGCGACCGTTGATGGACATTGG GACAGCGAAGTGTTTGTGCATGAAAAGCAATCGGGGCAGCAGGAGACATTGTGGAACCCAACCCCAGATGTTCGCAGAAGCCGCCTGAAGAGACAAGTGGTCCAAATAGATCAGCAGGGAGAGTTTGAATCTGAAAG ACTGTGGCAGCATGTGACCAGTGCTATCAAAGATCGGGACCAGCTGAGGGCCACCCAGGAGAAGTTTGTGCTGGAAGAGGCTCAAAGGAAAGAGGccaaggagagaggagagaaaccctGGACCCCACATCTTTTCCACCAGGACCCTGTCACGTCTGATTGGACCTACAGGCACATTGA CTTCCGGCCGTGGGACCCCGAGCACTGTCTCGTCCAGTTTGAGAAGGATGGAATCATCCAGACGCaggaaaaaagccaaaaacaacacagcagcctctccttcagctgggCCAGCCAAGAGAAG GCTGAGATGAATGGAAAACACAGGAAGGTCAGCAGTCAGCcgtccagctgcagccagaacaccgagagcagcagcacaacccCAGAACCCACCAACGAGTCCTCGGATAATGAAG GTTTAATAAAGCACTGCTCACGGTGCAATAAAGAAGTGAAGGACATTGCGCAGATCGAAGCCTCCATCACGTCTataaagaaaacacagctgGACATCCAGAG GAACCTGGCAGCTCTCAGTCGACAGCTGGCTCGTCAGAGGGCGGCAGAAGACGGCGTGACATTAACGAGCCGTCACTGGCTCATCTTCTGTGTTTTGCTACTGTCACAGCTGCTCCTCAACTACATCTTCACATGA